The following are encoded together in the Glycine soja cultivar W05 chromosome 5, ASM419377v2, whole genome shotgun sequence genome:
- the LOC114413079 gene encoding putative clathrin assembly protein At4g40080 produces MTKLTNLIGIIKDKASQSKAALLSKRTTLSLLRATSHDSSTPPTRKHLATLLSSGDGSRATASAAVEVLMDRLQGTNNAAVALKCLIAVHHIIHHGSFILQDQLSVYPSAGGRNYLNLSNFRHNTDPTSWELSSWVRWFAQHIEQLLCTSRILGFFLGTSTDSEDRVSGVANADLLTEFDSLVALVEGICKRPEPNGNRLVEEIVKLAREDWGVAQVEVGVRVSEFKERLGGLKFGEAVELVCCLKRLEQCQEMMDGARQLRFWDLVREVKDKAGIQLYREEAKFRSETLKLRLSQSDRFSSRLLNSPHFLRFPSGRFM; encoded by the coding sequence ATGACAAAACTCACCAATCTAATTGGGATCATCAAGGACAAAGCATCGCAGAGCAAGGCGGCGTTGTTATCCAAACGCACCACGCTCTCCCTCCTACGCGCCACCAGCCATGACTCCTCCACGCCCCCCACGCGCAAGCACCTGGCCACGCTCCTCTCCTCGGGCGACGGCTCACGCGCCACCGCCTCTGCCGCCGTGGAGGTCCTGATGGACCGCCTTCAGGGGACCAACAACGCTGCCGTGGCCCTGAAGTGCCTGATCGCCGTCCACCACATCATCCACCACGGCAGCTTCATCCTCCAGGACCAGCTCTCCGTGTACCCCTCCGCAGGGGGCAGAAACTACCTCAACCTCTCCAACTTCCGACACAACACCGACCCCACATCATGGGAACTCTCGTCCTGGGTCAGATGGTTCGCGCAGCACATCGAGCAGCTCTTATGCACTTCCAGGATCCTGGGATTCTTCCTCGGAACCTCGACCGACAGCGAAGACAGGGTGTCGGGTGTCGCCAACGCGGACTTGTTGACCGAGTTTGACTCCCTGGTGGCTTTGGTGGAAGGGATTTGCAAGAGGCCCGAGCCCAACGGGAACAGGTTAGTGGAGGAGATTGTGAAACTGGCGCGTGAGGATTGGGGAGTGGCGCAAGTTGAGGTGGGCGTGAGGGTGAGTGAGTTTAAGGAGAGGTTGGGAGGGTTGAAGTTTGGGGAAGCGGTGGAATTGGTTTGTTGTTTGAAGAGGTTGGAGCAGTGCCAAGAGATGATGGATGGGGCAAGACAACTTAGATTCTGGGATTTGGTTAGAGAGGTTAAGGACAAAGCAGGGATTCAGCTCTATAGAGAAGAGGCTAAGTTCAGAAGCGAAACTCTCAAATTAAGGCTGAGTCAATCGGATCGCTTTTCTTCTCGCCTTCTCAATTCTCCTCACTTTCTCCGCTTTCCCTCCGGGAGGTTCATGTAG